The following coding sequences are from one Arthrobacter sp. 24S4-2 window:
- the secF gene encoding protein translocase subunit SecF yields MSSSFATFGNELYTGKRSYNFVDSKKIWFLIAAVAVALSILLPVAKGGFNLGIEFRGGSEFTVSNVKTTDSTLGEKAVQDVVAGSSVPRVANVAGTTMRIQTDKLTDDETLRIKEGLTTAYGVTDNEVTSTFVGPTWGADVTKQALLGLVIFVGIAAVLMALYFRTWKMSLSALVGMLVTMFVTAGVYALSDFEVTPSAIIGFLTVLSYSLYDTVVVFDKIRENTADVNSSTRRTFGEEVNLAVNQTLVRSINTMMVAILPVGAILFIGAGLLGAGTLRDLSLALFVGILIGTAATIFIAAPLYAWLRQGEPLLVKQAERVERRRSEAAKAAAAPETATA; encoded by the coding sequence ATGTCCAGCAGTTTTGCCACTTTCGGTAACGAGCTTTACACGGGCAAGCGCTCGTACAACTTTGTCGATTCCAAGAAGATCTGGTTCCTGATCGCCGCCGTGGCCGTGGCACTGTCCATTCTCCTGCCGGTGGCCAAGGGCGGGTTCAACCTTGGCATCGAGTTCCGCGGCGGATCCGAGTTCACCGTCTCGAACGTGAAGACCACCGATTCGACGCTCGGCGAGAAGGCCGTGCAGGATGTGGTGGCCGGCAGCAGCGTCCCCCGTGTAGCCAACGTGGCCGGCACCACCATGAGGATCCAGACCGACAAGCTCACGGATGATGAAACGCTCCGGATCAAGGAAGGCCTGACCACCGCTTACGGCGTTACGGACAACGAGGTGACCTCCACGTTCGTCGGGCCCACCTGGGGCGCTGATGTGACCAAGCAGGCGCTGCTGGGCCTGGTGATCTTTGTTGGCATCGCCGCGGTCCTGATGGCGCTCTACTTCCGGACCTGGAAGATGTCGCTGTCGGCGCTTGTCGGCATGCTGGTGACCATGTTCGTCACGGCCGGCGTCTACGCCTTGAGCGACTTCGAAGTCACGCCGTCGGCCATCATCGGCTTCCTGACGGTGCTCAGCTACTCGCTGTACGACACCGTGGTGGTCTTCGACAAAATCCGCGAAAACACGGCCGACGTCAACTCGTCCACCCGCCGCACTTTTGGGGAAGAGGTCAACCTGGCTGTCAACCAGACCCTGGTCCGGTCCATCAACACCATGATGGTGGCCATCCTTCCGGTGGGCGCCATCCTGTTCATCGGGGCCGGGCTCCTGGGTGCAGGCACCCTGCGCGACCTTTCACTGGCCCTGTTCGTCGGCATCCTGATCGGCACCGCTGCGACGATCTTCATCGCCGCCCCGCTGTACGCCTGGCTGCGGCAGGGCGAACCCCTGCTCGTCAAGCAGGCGGAACGGGTGGAGCGCCGCCGCAGTGAGGCCGCGAAGGCTGCGGCTGCACCGGAGACCGCAACAGCCTGA
- the secD gene encoding protein translocase subunit SecD, producing MARTGPKNSALRVLVWLGVIVAVMTAVLAGGTMSGHASWAPKLALDLEGGTQMILAPKVEGGSDINEDQLNQAVAIIRQRVDGSGVAEAEISTQSGRNVVVSLPGTPSKETRALIQASADMNFRPVLQAGAGAAVPTESLTPDDKLPKPTAAPANSSDINWVTADIYKKFETLDCDKPSQDKQERSDPAKPLVTCEPATATSPAIKYILGPVEVKGSNIKSSSFQLQQGAQGAVTNEWAVNIQFDEAGTAKFKEVTERLYQFFVAAGGESGSDPKAQFAIVLDDQVISAPRSLAVITDGRPQITGGFTEQSAKALSDQLRFGALPISFDIQSEQQISATLGGEQLRMGLLAGVIGLLLVVVYSLFQYRALGFVTIFSLVVAGALTYLAIAILGWTENYRLSLAGVAGLIVAIGQTADSFIVYFERIRDELREGKGLVSAVENGWKRAKRTVLASKAVNLLAALVLYFVAVGNVRGFAFTLGLTAIADLIVVFMFTHPTLQLLARTKFFGEGHKFSGLDPKRLGAMPLYRGAGRLRTPEDKPAVVRAKNTGAAAEAERRMTIAERRLAEKQEQLAGSSKSVSKEDK from the coding sequence ATGGCACGTACTGGCCCCAAAAACTCAGCACTCAGGGTGCTGGTCTGGCTCGGCGTTATCGTCGCCGTCATGACCGCCGTGCTCGCGGGCGGCACGATGTCCGGCCATGCCAGCTGGGCACCCAAGCTTGCGCTTGACCTCGAAGGCGGAACCCAGATGATCCTGGCGCCCAAGGTCGAGGGCGGTTCGGACATCAACGAGGATCAGCTTAACCAGGCCGTTGCGATCATTCGCCAGCGCGTGGACGGCTCGGGTGTTGCGGAAGCTGAAATCAGCACGCAGTCCGGCCGCAACGTGGTGGTAAGCCTTCCGGGCACACCCTCCAAGGAAACCCGGGCCCTGATCCAGGCCTCGGCAGACATGAACTTCCGGCCGGTACTTCAGGCGGGCGCGGGCGCTGCTGTGCCCACCGAGTCCCTGACACCGGACGACAAGCTGCCCAAGCCAACGGCGGCCCCGGCCAACAGCAGCGACATCAACTGGGTCACTGCCGACATCTATAAGAAGTTCGAAACCCTGGACTGCGACAAGCCCTCGCAGGACAAGCAGGAGCGCTCGGACCCCGCCAAGCCGCTGGTCACCTGTGAGCCGGCAACCGCAACGTCCCCGGCCATCAAGTACATCCTGGGTCCGGTGGAGGTAAAGGGCTCCAACATCAAGTCCTCTTCGTTCCAGCTGCAGCAGGGTGCGCAGGGCGCCGTCACCAACGAATGGGCCGTCAACATCCAGTTCGATGAGGCAGGCACCGCCAAGTTCAAGGAAGTCACCGAGCGGCTGTACCAGTTCTTCGTGGCCGCCGGCGGCGAATCGGGCTCCGATCCCAAAGCGCAGTTCGCCATCGTCCTCGATGACCAGGTCATCTCCGCCCCGCGGTCCCTCGCGGTGATCACCGACGGCCGTCCCCAGATCACGGGCGGATTCACTGAACAGTCCGCCAAAGCGCTGTCTGATCAGCTGCGGTTCGGCGCCCTCCCCATCAGCTTCGACATCCAAAGCGAACAGCAGATTTCGGCAACCCTGGGTGGGGAGCAGCTCCGGATGGGTCTGCTCGCCGGCGTGATTGGCCTGCTGCTGGTTGTGGTCTACTCGCTCTTCCAATACCGGGCGCTGGGATTTGTCACCATTTTCTCCCTCGTGGTCGCCGGTGCACTGACCTACCTGGCGATTGCCATTCTGGGCTGGACCGAAAACTACCGGCTGTCCCTCGCCGGTGTGGCCGGCCTCATCGTGGCCATCGGACAGACTGCAGACTCCTTCATCGTCTACTTTGAACGCATCCGTGATGAACTGCGCGAAGGCAAGGGGCTTGTCTCTGCCGTGGAAAACGGCTGGAAGCGCGCCAAGCGCACCGTCCTGGCTTCAAAGGCAGTGAACCTCCTGGCCGCCCTGGTCCTCTACTTCGTCGCTGTAGGCAACGTACGCGGCTTCGCGTTCACCCTGGGCCTGACCGCCATCGCCGACCTCATCGTCGTGTTCATGTTCACGCACCCGACCCTGCAGCTCCTGGCCCGCACCAAGTTCTTCGGCGAGGGCCACAAGTTCTCCGGCCTCGACCCGAAGCGCCTCGGTGCCATGCCGCTGTACCGCGGGGCCGGCAGGCTCCGCACGCCGGAAGACAAGCCGGCCGTGGTTCGCGCCAAGAACACCGGTGCCGCAGCTGAAGCCGAGCGCCGGATGACCATTGCAGAACGCCGCCTGGCGGAAAAGCAGGAGCAGCTAGCCGGTTCCTCCAAGAGCGTATCCAAGGAGGACAAGTAA